One Companilactobacillus farciminis KCTC 3681 = DSM 20184 genomic window, AATACTTAGAACTTTCTGGATCAGCCATATCTTCTTCAGCGATATTAGCTACGTACAAGACAGGTTTTGAAGTTAGTAGGAATAATCCCTTAACGATTTTTTGTTCATCTTCGTCAAAGTCGATTGATCTAACAGCGCCACCTTCTTCAAGTACTGGCTTGATCTTTTCAAGGACTGATAATTCGGCTTGAGCTTCTTTATCTTTAGCACTCTTAGCAGCTTTTTCAACACGTGTGTAACGCTTGTTAATACTGTCAAGATCGGCAATACTCAATTCCAAATTAATAGTTTCAATATCATCTAGTGGGTCAACTTTACCAGTAACACTTGTGATATCGTCATCATCGAACGCACGAACAACGTGAACAATAGCATCAACTTGTCTGATGTTTTCCAAGAACTTATTACCAAGTCCTTCACCTTTACTAGCACCCTTAACGATACCAGCGATATCAGTAAATTCAAAAGTAGTATGGATCAATTTCTTGGCAGGAATCAATGAATCGATTCTTGATAGACGACTATCTGGTACTTCAACCATTCCCACGTTAGGGTCGATTGTGGCGAAAGGATAGTTAGCCATCTCCGCACCAGCTTTTGTAATAGCATTAAATAAAGTTGACTTACCAACGTTTGGTAGTCCGACAATTCCGGCAGTTAGAGCCATTATTTATTCCTCATTTCTTTTAATAAAGTTTGGTGGCATTAATTGAGATTTTTTCAAATAATGTTCTTCGTTTTCTGTTTTCACTTGGTCAGCTTGTGTTAAAACTTTCTTGAATTTCTTCTTGAATTCAGCCCGTGGAATCATCACGATATGTCCACAGCCTAAGCATTTAACTTTAATATC contains:
- the ychF gene encoding redox-regulated ATPase YchF, coding for MALTAGIVGLPNVGKSTLFNAITKAGAEMANYPFATIDPNVGMVEVPDSRLSRIDSLIPAKKLIHTTFEFTDIAGIVKGASKGEGLGNKFLENIRQVDAIVHVVRAFDDDDITSVTGKVDPLDDIETINLELSIADLDSINKRYTRVEKAAKSAKDKEAQAELSVLEKIKPVLEEGGAVRSIDFDEDEQKIVKGLFLLTSKPVLYVANIAEEDMADPESSKYYKVVEDYAKKENAQVIGVSARTEEEIAELDDDERKEFLEAEGVTESGLDKLIKASYKLLGLRTFFTAGGKETRAWTFHEGMKAPQVAGIIHSDFERGFIRAEVMSFSDLDELGSEKAVKEAGKLRVEGKDYEVQDGDIIEFRFNV
- a CDS encoding DUF951 domain-containing protein; protein product: MFKLGDIITMKKPHACGENRWEVIRLGADIKVKCLGCGHIVMIPRAEFKKKFKKVLTQADQVKTENEEHYLKKSQLMPPNFIKRNEE